In one window of Allochromatium tepidum DNA:
- a CDS encoding DUF4942 domain-containing protein yields MNDFQFYPTPKSLADRAWAKFKNEFVRVLEPSAGHGDLAKAAPCKYHSWSRDVPIDCIEIDLDKHPVLREEGFKVVGVDFLKFSAGAHYSHIIMNPPFAQGAAHVLKAWDILWDGEIVAIINAETVRNPFCRDRQRLAALIEKHGEVEFIEGAFSTPEAERQADVDVALVYLRKEADASELADAVLEDLIRDQTRGEDLAEDCQDDQELCLPNSVIENAVLAFNAAVESARKAVLAEARASRYAKRLGDTLSQRRGDAPSDYSTPITADSVRNDLAKRYDNLKDRAWAGILSSTQVLSRTSTNVQREIESRFEEIKALEFTAENIYGFLLGLAQNQGQIQIDMACEVFDTITRYHSDNTVFYMGWKSNDKHRTAGMRIKTTRFILPGHSDHGFRMSLPWESRRLLADFDRVFAMLDGKMESPIGLVDVFSRHYQRLKHGERLSSSYFDVRYYPGIGTIHFFPRDKKLIERLNLLVGRHRQWLPPQETRVSKDFWLQYEQAEKFDKAIRSQVKTLFREQAPRRSPHPLHAYGEAGEGGDEARAWLGQAIGLHLEAKGLNVQAMLETMPEPSVAALEMLDIFDLID; encoded by the coding sequence GTGAACGACTTTCAGTTCTACCCGACCCCGAAATCGCTCGCTGATCGCGCTTGGGCGAAGTTCAAAAATGAGTTCGTGCGGGTGCTGGAACCCAGTGCCGGCCACGGCGATCTGGCTAAAGCCGCTCCCTGCAAATACCACAGCTGGAGCCGGGACGTTCCGATCGATTGCATCGAGATCGACTTGGACAAACACCCCGTTTTGCGCGAGGAGGGGTTCAAGGTTGTGGGCGTGGACTTCCTGAAGTTCAGCGCCGGTGCGCACTACTCCCACATCATCATGAACCCGCCCTTTGCCCAAGGAGCGGCGCATGTCCTGAAAGCCTGGGACATCCTTTGGGATGGTGAGATCGTGGCCATCATCAACGCCGAAACCGTGCGTAATCCCTTCTGTAGGGATCGCCAGCGGCTGGCCGCGTTGATCGAGAAACACGGTGAGGTCGAGTTCATCGAAGGCGCGTTTTCCACGCCGGAAGCCGAACGCCAAGCGGACGTGGACGTCGCCTTGGTGTATCTGCGCAAGGAAGCCGATGCGTCGGAACTGGCCGATGCAGTTCTGGAAGACCTGATTCGGGATCAAACCCGTGGCGAGGATCTGGCCGAAGACTGTCAGGACGATCAGGAACTGTGCTTGCCGAACTCGGTCATCGAGAACGCGGTATTGGCCTTCAATGCCGCCGTGGAGTCGGCGCGCAAAGCGGTTCTGGCCGAGGCGCGGGCCTCTCGGTATGCCAAACGGCTGGGGGATACCTTGTCGCAACGACGGGGGGATGCGCCGAGCGATTACTCGACGCCTATCACGGCGGACAGTGTTCGCAATGACTTGGCCAAACGCTATGACAATCTCAAGGACCGGGCCTGGGCGGGCATTTTGAGTTCAACCCAGGTGTTGTCCCGGACCTCGACGAACGTCCAGCGGGAGATCGAATCGCGCTTTGAGGAGATCAAGGCCCTGGAGTTCACGGCGGAAAACATCTATGGATTCCTCCTGGGGCTGGCACAGAACCAGGGGCAGATCCAGATCGACATGGCCTGTGAGGTGTTTGACACGATCACGCGCTACCATTCGGACAATACGGTGTTCTACATGGGTTGGAAGTCCAACGACAAGCACCGGACGGCCGGAATGCGGATCAAGACGACCCGCTTTATCCTGCCGGGGCATTCTGATCATGGCTTTCGGATGTCGTTGCCGTGGGAGAGCCGGCGCTTGCTGGCTGACTTCGACCGGGTGTTTGCGATGCTCGATGGCAAGATGGAATCGCCGATCGGGTTGGTCGACGTTTTCAGCCGGCACTATCAACGCTTGAAGCATGGGGAACGTCTAAGCAGTTCCTACTTCGATGTGCGCTACTATCCGGGGATCGGCACGATCCACTTCTTCCCTCGGGACAAGAAGCTGATCGAACGTCTCAATCTCCTGGTCGGACGTCACCGCCAGTGGCTGCCGCCGCAGGAGACGCGCGTCAGCAAGGACTTCTGGTTGCAGTATGAACAGGCCGAGAAATTCGACAAGGCCATTCGTTCCCAGGTCAAAACGCTCTTTCGGGAGCAGGCTCCGCGTCGCTCTCCCCATCCGTTACATGCCTACGGGGAAGCGGGGGAGGGCGGAGATGAGGCCCGCGCCTGGCTCGGTCAGGCGATCGGCCTGCATCTGGAGGCCAAAGGCCTGAATGTGCAGGCCATGCTGGAAACGATGCCGGAACCGTCGGTCGCGGCTCTGGAGATGCTGGATATCTTCGACCTCATCGATTGA
- the nrdD gene encoding anaerobic ribonucleoside-triphosphate reductase yields MTLNQPLLRDEERTPCEVWTRVMGYHRPLSYFNAGKQAEHRERLLFREPGSRSQAAQLKEA; encoded by the coding sequence ATGACCCTCAATCAACCCCTACTCCGCGATGAAGAACGCACTCCGTGCGAAGTGTGGACGCGCGTCATGGGCTACCATCGTCCGCTGTCCTACTTCAACGCCGGCAAACAGGCCGAGCATCGCGAACGACTTCTTTTCCGAGAACCTGGCTCAAGGAGCCAGGCCGCGCAACTCAAGGAGGCCTGA
- a CDS encoding zinc-finger-containing protein: protein MIASVAKKKQRRRNQVAYEAAQHKRAERKRARAERKAQRRKMKGQRVLCPHCGEQAQLVDGSLIYPFRPDLHERHFYLCAPCNAWVGCHPGTTKPLGVPADAETRQARIQAHDVFDPIWKTGRLTRTEAYAWLAAELRIDREQCHISMFGTELCRQAVRVCERYWAQQKVTTRSGRSTFLTRHVPPQAPRRSLGSMFA, encoded by the coding sequence ATGATTGCCAGTGTTGCAAAGAAGAAACAGCGGCGAAGGAACCAAGTCGCCTATGAGGCCGCGCAGCACAAGCGCGCCGAACGCAAGCGCGCACGAGCCGAGCGCAAGGCACAGCGACGAAAAATGAAAGGGCAGAGGGTTCTCTGTCCGCACTGCGGCGAACAGGCTCAGCTGGTCGACGGTTCGCTCATCTATCCGTTCCGTCCCGATCTGCATGAGCGGCACTTCTATTTGTGCGCACCGTGCAACGCCTGGGTCGGCTGTCATCCCGGAACCACCAAACCATTGGGAGTTCCAGCCGATGCTGAAACCCGACAGGCGCGGATCCAGGCGCATGACGTCTTCGATCCGATCTGGAAAACCGGTCGCTTGACGCGCACCGAGGCCTACGCCTGGCTAGCGGCTGAACTGCGCATTGATCGTGAGCAATGCCATATCTCCATGTTCGGTACTGAACTGTGCCGGCAGGCTGTTCGAGTCTGTGAGCGCTATTGGGCACAACAAAAGGTCACGACCCGATCCGGGCGTTCGACATTTTTGACCCGCCACGTTCCGCCACAGGCTCCACGTCGGAGCCTGGGGTCCATGTTTGCGTAA